The following are from one region of the Stanieria cyanosphaera PCC 7437 genome:
- a CDS encoding aldo/keto reductase — MNRQTRRNFLIGSVAAATAIGGKTLTQPDAKTNQTSIKITQTMPEKVLGKTGISLPIFGLGGAGQTPLSYQGKEQEAIAIVEKALSLGIRYYDTAASYGPSEANLGKILPTYRKQIYLNSKTAARDRDGAWRDLERSLHNLNTDYLDGWQLHHVSFMEELEQILGENGAIKAFEEAKEQKLVKYLGITGHHEPEVIAAALTRYPFDTTLISLNAADIHHPRPFSTTVLPVAQKKNVGVIAMKIPAYGRLFQPGLLEGMHQAMGYTLSLSGVHCCIIAAENPEQLEANFRVAQAFKPFDQTAMKNIEQLTVNAGEAGAFFRQWT, encoded by the coding sequence ATGAATAGACAAACTAGACGCAACTTCCTGATTGGCAGTGTTGCTGCTGCGACGGCAATTGGTGGAAAAACATTGACGCAACCTGATGCCAAAACAAACCAAACGTCAATTAAAATAACTCAGACAATGCCCGAGAAAGTTCTGGGTAAAACTGGAATTAGTTTACCGATTTTTGGGTTAGGTGGTGCTGGACAAACTCCCTTATCTTATCAAGGAAAAGAACAAGAAGCGATCGCTATAGTTGAAAAAGCTTTATCTTTGGGAATTCGCTATTATGATACTGCTGCCAGTTATGGCCCTAGCGAAGCAAATTTAGGCAAAATCTTGCCTACTTACCGCAAACAAATTTATCTTAATAGTAAAACTGCTGCTCGCGATCGAGATGGAGCATGGCGTGACCTAGAGCGATCGCTTCATAATCTCAATACTGATTATCTAGATGGATGGCAATTGCATCATGTTTCTTTCATGGAAGAATTAGAGCAAATTTTGGGAGAAAATGGCGCAATAAAAGCTTTTGAAGAGGCTAAAGAGCAAAAATTAGTTAAATATTTAGGTATTACTGGTCATCACGAACCCGAAGTGATTGCAGCAGCATTAACCAGGTATCCTTTCGATACTACTTTAATCTCTCTCAATGCAGCCGATATTCATCATCCTCGTCCCTTTTCTACTACTGTACTTCCTGTTGCCCAAAAGAAAAATGTGGGTGTGATCGCGATGAAAATACCAGCTTACGGACGTTTGTTTCAACCTGGTCTTTTAGAAGGAATGCATCAAGCAATGGGTTATACTCTTTCCTTATCGGGAGTACACTGTTGTATTATTGCTGCTGAAAATCCTGAACAATTAGAAGCTAATTTCAGGGTTGCCCAAGCTTTTAAACCTTTTGATCAAACAGCAATGAAAAATATTGAACAATTAACTGTCAATGCAGGAGAAGCAGGTGCTTTTTTCCGTCAATGGACATAA
- a CDS encoding tetratricopeptide repeat protein, protein MLRRIKQQSNQQPNSDSAQASPDSNINETAILSDADYEFLFGQLLEGVAHGWHQGRIAKFFQQLEERGKPEAWIAWLERFGQKTSLATTPSMQQLGARMIRLGELTQSTPSVRQIGAVANRIGRQLFYGSNNDLIWEYDGPDLQIAQIKPLEEEETLIHSSASFETEESISGSKQVVEEISNVALETDTENQSLENLSDSSTSDQTASISTEEDFAPAFNLDQDFSELASSWNHPSTLTQSEDEVANLTWQPNAEDDQLSQAISQQLELTESDPQTLANTLIDDINSVEHQPTLELVEGWFNLGLKQATAGDFDGAVMSWEKALEINPNLSAAWHNRGSALGRLGKYSEAIESFDQALVIDPNNYQAWNDRGHALYQLQKWEEAVASWDKAIEILPGDYQFWYNRGCALEKLQRSEESIASYEKALEIKPDFQEAHSRYIDLLTDNPNIN, encoded by the coding sequence ATGCTTAGGCGGATTAAGCAACAATCAAATCAACAGCCAAATTCTGATTCTGCTCAAGCTAGTCCAGACTCTAATATTAACGAGACCGCTATTTTATCTGATGCAGATTATGAATTTTTATTTGGTCAACTTTTAGAAGGAGTTGCTCATGGTTGGCATCAAGGCAGAATCGCTAAGTTTTTTCAACAATTAGAGGAACGCGGTAAACCAGAAGCTTGGATTGCCTGGTTAGAAAGATTTGGTCAAAAAACCTCTCTAGCAACCACACCTTCAATGCAGCAGTTAGGCGCGAGAATGATTCGTTTAGGCGAATTAACTCAATCTACTCCCAGTGTGCGACAAATTGGTGCTGTTGCCAATCGAATTGGTCGACAATTATTTTACGGAAGCAATAACGATCTAATTTGGGAATATGATGGGCCAGACTTACAAATAGCTCAGATTAAACCCCTTGAAGAAGAAGAAACCTTAATTCATTCTTCTGCATCTTTTGAAACAGAGGAAAGTATTTCAGGATCAAAGCAGGTTGTAGAAGAAATCTCTAACGTTGCTTTAGAAACAGACACTGAAAATCAATCTTTAGAAAACCTTTCTGACTCATCTACAAGCGACCAAACTGCATCAATTTCTACAGAAGAAGATTTTGCTCCTGCTTTTAATTTAGATCAAGATTTTTCAGAGTTAGCTTCTTCCTGGAATCATCCTTCAACCCTAACCCAATCAGAAGATGAAGTTGCTAACTTAACTTGGCAACCAAATGCAGAAGACGACCAACTATCTCAAGCGATTTCTCAACAACTTGAGCTTACTGAGAGCGATCCCCAGACTCTTGCTAACACTTTAATTGACGACATTAATTCTGTTGAGCATCAACCTACTCTAGAGTTGGTAGAAGGTTGGTTCAATCTAGGATTAAAACAAGCTACTGCGGGAGATTTTGATGGAGCAGTAATGAGTTGGGAAAAAGCTTTAGAAATCAATCCTAATTTATCAGCAGCTTGGCACAATCGAGGAAGTGCGTTAGGACGTTTAGGAAAATATTCAGAAGCGATAGAATCTTTTGATCAAGCATTAGTTATTGACCCCAATAATTATCAAGCTTGGAACGATCGCGGTCATGCTCTTTATCAATTACAAAAATGGGAAGAAGCTGTGGCAAGTTGGGATAAAGCGATTGAAATCTTACCTGGAGATTACCAATTCTGGTACAATCGCGGTTGTGCTTTAGAAAAATTACAACGTTCTGAAGAGTCGATTGCTAGTTATGAAAAAGCTTTAGAAATTAAGCCAGATTTTCAAGAAGCTCATTCAAGGTATATTGACTTATTGACGGATAACCCTAATATAAATTAG
- the ruvX gene encoding Holliday junction resolvase RuvX, with protein sequence MKRILALGLDVGQKRLGIAGCDGTGLIATALTTIKRSSFQQDVAKLKEIIVERQVEILVIGLPYSMDGSIGFQAKQVQKFAQRISQALQLPVEYVDERLTSVEAEAQLKTQKRFSSFQKELIDAQAAAIILQQWLDERRQN encoded by the coding sequence ATGAAGAGAATTTTGGCTTTAGGTTTGGATGTCGGACAAAAGCGTTTGGGAATAGCAGGTTGTGATGGTACTGGTTTAATTGCTACAGCTTTAACTACAATCAAACGCAGTTCTTTTCAACAAGATGTAGCCAAACTCAAAGAAATTATTGTAGAAAGACAAGTAGAAATTCTGGTAATAGGATTGCCTTATTCGATGGATGGCAGTATTGGTTTTCAAGCCAAACAAGTGCAGAAATTTGCCCAAAGAATTAGTCAAGCATTACAATTACCAGTCGAATATGTAGATGAGCGTCTTACTTCTGTGGAAGCCGAAGCACAACTAAAAACCCAGAAGCGTTTTTCTTCTTTTCAAAAAGAATTAATCGATGCTCAAGCAGCAGCAATTATTTTGCAGCAGTGGTTAGATGAACGTCGTCAGAATTAA
- a CDS encoding DNA polymerase III subunit gamma/tau — MSYEPLHHKYRPQRFADLVGQSAIARTLINAINQKKIAPAYLFTGPRGTGKTSSARILAKSLNCLSSDDPTDQPCGKCEVCRAIATGTALDVIEIDAASNTGVDNIREVIERAQFAPVQCRYKVYVIDECHMLSTAAFNALLKTLEEPPRNVIFVLATTDPQRVLSTIISRCQRFDYRRIPLEEMVAHLSYIAREEAIDITEDALTLVAQIANGGLRDAESLLDQLSLLPETITVEKIWDLVGAVPEQDLLSLLQAIRESNPEQILQKCRNLLDRGREPIIVLQNLAGFYLNLLIAKTAAHRSDLVAVKETTWQKLIQEAKNWEINLILRGQQQLKEGEVQLKHTTQPRLWLEVILLGLLQGSSTLKPSSHDNTSINDHFLPATNVVQSTSVTEKVVVDQKEQNSVTQIPANTKVLASQTPPQKSTSVVSTTPENNHLQEKSKEISTDVVEENQINQTEDSQEIWFKAIQLIQPPTTQALLIQQCYLIKIEASVVTIAISSSSLSKLLQGKVANIESAFSQVCRRKMKVHFEVNSSTKAEKKNLDSDFKELSTQNSQSDLASSEQQSGRKVEVIDNHSEQIISSTVIVSPQLSSTTTISEPKIEHSNDFASLSAELETDVNDNDLTDNHLTQLETNQNYEQVQLNQTISQPNNFNSEADFQKAIEIFIKNFEGEIAIFSDEDIETEYEETTIIIRDQNSSSPDLMKQSKVTNYSFKDHLKVTGSRPDLSDYDDDDIPFVRPLSYKNNNDKLYDSWEVAANRPGVWLYGNRGLFLTKFLIN, encoded by the coding sequence ATGTCTTATGAACCTCTTCATCACAAATATCGACCGCAAAGATTTGCCGACTTAGTTGGACAAAGTGCGATCGCTCGTACCTTAATTAATGCGATTAATCAGAAAAAAATCGCTCCTGCTTATTTGTTTACGGGTCCCAGGGGAACAGGGAAAACTTCTAGCGCGCGTATTTTAGCTAAATCACTCAATTGTCTTAGTAGTGATGATCCAACGGATCAGCCTTGTGGAAAATGTGAAGTTTGTCGTGCGATCGCTACTGGAACAGCTTTAGATGTAATCGAGATAGATGCTGCCAGTAATACGGGAGTAGATAATATCCGCGAAGTTATTGAGCGCGCTCAGTTTGCTCCTGTTCAGTGTCGTTATAAAGTTTATGTGATCGACGAGTGCCATATGCTCAGTACCGCAGCGTTTAATGCGCTGTTGAAGACTTTAGAAGAACCACCTCGTAATGTAATTTTTGTTTTAGCGACAACCGATCCGCAGAGGGTTTTATCAACTATTATTTCCCGTTGTCAAAGATTTGATTATCGTCGCATTCCTTTGGAGGAAATGGTAGCTCATCTTTCTTATATTGCCAGAGAAGAAGCAATTGATATTACTGAAGATGCTCTCACTTTAGTAGCTCAGATTGCTAATGGTGGATTAAGAGATGCAGAAAGTTTATTAGATCAATTAAGTTTATTACCTGAAACTATTACCGTTGAAAAGATTTGGGATTTGGTAGGTGCAGTTCCCGAACAAGATTTATTGTCTTTATTGCAAGCAATTAGAGAAAGCAATCCTGAACAGATTTTACAAAAATGTCGTAATTTATTAGACCGAGGACGAGAACCAATTATTGTTCTACAAAATTTGGCTGGTTTTTATCTTAATTTATTAATTGCCAAAACTGCTGCTCATCGTTCGGATTTGGTAGCAGTAAAGGAGACTACTTGGCAAAAATTAATTCAGGAAGCGAAAAACTGGGAAATTAATTTAATTTTACGGGGTCAGCAGCAACTCAAGGAAGGAGAGGTTCAATTAAAACATACTACTCAACCTCGTTTATGGTTGGAAGTAATTTTGTTGGGATTATTACAAGGATCATCAACTCTCAAACCAAGTTCACACGACAACACCTCGATCAATGATCACTTTTTACCTGCTACTAATGTAGTTCAATCTACTTCTGTGACTGAGAAAGTTGTAGTAGATCAAAAAGAACAAAATTCTGTTACTCAAATTCCAGCTAATACTAAAGTTTTAGCTTCTCAAACACCGCCTCAAAAATCAACTTCGGTTGTTTCTACAACACCAGAAAATAACCACCTGCAAGAAAAAAGTAAAGAAATTTCTACCGATGTAGTTGAAGAAAATCAAATTAATCAGACTGAAGATTCTCAAGAGATTTGGTTCAAAGCGATTCAATTAATTCAACCACCAACCACTCAAGCTTTGTTAATTCAGCAATGTTATTTAATTAAAATTGAAGCTTCTGTAGTTACGATCGCGATTAGTTCTAGTTCTTTGTCAAAATTACTTCAAGGTAAAGTAGCTAATATCGAATCCGCTTTTTCTCAAGTTTGTCGAAGAAAAATGAAGGTTCATTTTGAAGTTAATTCTTCAACCAAAGCAGAAAAAAAAAACTTAGATAGTGATTTCAAAGAACTCTCGACACAAAATTCTCAAAGCGATCTCGCTTCCAGCGAGCAGCAAAGCGGTCGCAAAGTGGAGGTAATTGATAATCACTCAGAACAAATTATTTCTTCCACAGTGATAGTATCACCTCAATTATCTTCAACAACTACGATCTCTGAACCAAAAATCGAGCATTCTAATGATTTTGCTTCTCTTTCCGCAGAATTAGAAACTGATGTAAATGACAATGATTTAACGGATAATCATTTAACTCAATTAGAAACTAATCAAAATTATGAGCAAGTTCAATTAAATCAGACTATTTCCCAACCAAACAATTTCAACTCTGAAGCAGATTTTCAAAAAGCGATCGAGATTTTCATCAAAAATTTTGAAGGAGAAATTGCAATCTTTTCTGATGAGGATATTGAAACAGAATATGAAGAAACAACAATTATTATTCGTGATCAAAATAGTTCATCACCAGACTTAATGAAGCAGTCAAAAGTAACTAATTATTCCTTCAAAGATCATCTTAAAGTTACAGGTAGTCGCCCTGATTTAAGTGACTATGATGATGATGACATTCCCTTTGTACGCCCTCTAAGCTATAAAAATAATAACGATAAACTCTACGACTCATGGGAAGTAGCAGCAAATCGTCCAGGAGTTTGGCTATATGGAAATAGAGGATTATTTCTCACAAAATTTTTAATTAATTAA